GTCGCCAAAGCGTTTGTGAATATTGGTTAGTTTGATCATCGTACATACGCCTTATTCAGTTTTGCTTCCGCCCAAATTTGGACACGAGTAAGAATCACCACTACGCCCCAGTAGATTAATGCTACAGCCAGGAAGGCCTCAAAGAAGCGAAAGCTTGAAGAGGCTTCCATCTGCGCTTTGGCCATGATCTCAGCCACGCCCAAGGTAAAGGCTAAAGAGGTCGATTTGATCATGTCGATAAAGTAGTTCATCAGTGATGGCAGAGCCACACGCGTTGCTTGGGGTAAAATGACTCGGCGCATGGCTTGGGTGGTGGTCATGCCCACAGACAAACTGGCTTCCATTTGGCTACGATCGATACCAATAATCGCTGCGCGAATACTCTCTGCCATATAAGCGGCGAAGTGCAGGGTTAGACCGATCACCGCAGCGCTGAAGGCATCGAGGCCGACTAACCAAGGGAAGATTTGCGGTAAGC
The sequence above is drawn from the Vibrio sinaloensis genome and encodes:
- a CDS encoding amino acid ABC transporter permease, whose protein sequence is MGFDFNYMLDLMPILLKYLGTTMEMATWGLFFSLILSVILANIRVFRVPVLDQLSQLYISFFRGTPLLVQLFLLYYGLPQIFPWLVGLDAFSAAVIGLTLHFAAYMAESIRAAIIGIDRSQMEASLSVGMTTTQAMRRVILPQATRVALPSLMNYFIDMIKSTSLAFTLGVAEIMAKAQMEASSSFRFFEAFLAVALIYWGVVVILTRVQIWAEAKLNKAYVR